Proteins encoded in a region of the Bicyclus anynana chromosome 9, ilBicAnyn1.1, whole genome shotgun sequence genome:
- the LOC112044572 gene encoding 17-beta-hydroxysteroid dehydrogenase 14-like yields MAFNNKVVIVTGASSGIGASTAKAFSTAGAEVVMVGRNEAKLKSVAAKCKNPLVLIADIRKDDDVKRIMDQTIKTFGRLDILINNAGLVTIGDIMESDSMMKAYDLAMNTNLRGLVHMTSVAAPHLAKTKGNIVNISSVAGLITPAIRGTLNYYVSKAAVNHFTQCSAIDLAPHGIRVNTVSPGPVRTDFITNANIDADYEVIKTKNALTRVSEPEEIAELIMFVASDKGKGMTGSNILADNGALIKRS; encoded by the coding sequence ATGGCCTTCAATAATAAAGTTGTTATAGTGACTGGTGCTAGTTCTGGAATAGGAGCGTCCACAGCTAAAGCCTTCAGTACAGCGGGCGCTGAAGTGGTTATGGTAGGGCGAAACGAAGCCAAGCTGAAGTCAGTCGCAGCGAAATGCAAGAACCCCCTTGTGTTGATTGCGGATATAAGGAAAGACGACGATGTGAAACGAATCATGGATCAAACAATCAAGACATTTGGCCGCCTGGACATCTTAATAAACAACGCCGGACTAGTAACCATTGGGGATATCATGGAAAGTGACAGTATGATGAAAGCTTACGATCTCGCCATGAATACGAACTTACGAGGTCTTGTGCACATGACAAGTGTAGCTGCTCCACACTTAGCAAAAACAAAAGGGAACATCGTTAACATATCCAGCGTTGCGGGTCTCATCACTCCAGCAATTAGAGGAACGCTAAATTACTACGTCTCCAAAGCTGCTGTTAACCATTTCACTCAGTGCTCGGCTATTGACTTGGCACCACACGGGATTAGAGTGAACACAGTCAGTCCCGGACCAGTCAGGACTGATTTCATAACTAATGCCAATATTGATGCTGATTATGAAGTAATTAAAACGAAAAATGCTTTAACAAGAGTTTCAGAGCCAGAAGAGATCGCTGAATTGATTATGTTCGTAGCTAGCGATAAAGGGAAAGGTATGACTGGATCAAACATTTTGGCTGATAACGGGGCGTTGATAAAACGCTCTTAA
- the LOC112044569 gene encoding 17-beta-hydroxysteroid dehydrogenase 14-like, whose translation MDFTNKVVIVTGASSGIGASTAIAFSAAGAEVVMVGRNEAKLKSVSAKCKNPLVLNADIRKDDDVKRIMDETIKKFGRLDILINNAGLVYSGNIMESESMMKAYDIIMDTNLRGLVHMTSVAAPHLAKTKGNIINISSVGALITPSIAPGTINYYVSKAAVNHFTQCSAIELAPYGIRVNTVSPGPTRTDFVNNASNVNADYDAIKLKTALNRVSDPEEIAEMILFVASDKGKGMTGSNTVIDNGMLIKRT comes from the coding sequence ATGGACTTCACTAATAAAGTTGTTATAGTGACTGGTGCTAGCTCTGGAATAGGAGCATCCACAGCAATAGCCTTTAGTGCAGCGGGCGCTGAAGTGGTTATGGTAGGACGTAACGAAGCCAAGCTAAAGTCAGTCTCCGCTAAATGCAAGAACCCCCTTGTGTTGAATGCAGATATAAGGAAAGACGACGATGTGAAACGAATCATGGATGAAACAATCAAGAAATTTGGCCGCCTGGACATCTTAATTAACAACGCCGGATTGGTATACTCTGGGAATATCATGGAGAGTGAAAGTATGATGAAAGCTTACGATATCATCATGGATACTAACCTAAGAGGTCTTGTACATATGACAAGTGTTGCTGCTCCGCACTTAGCAAAAACAAAAGGAAACATCATTAACATATCCAGCGTTGGGGCTCTCATCACTCCGTCTATTGCTCCAGGAACGATAAATTACTACGTCTCCAAAGCTGCTGTTAACCATTTCACTCAGTGCTCGGCTATTGAATTGGCACCATACGGGATTAGAGTGAACACGGTCAGTCCTGGACCAACCAGAACTGATTTTGTAAATAACGCTAGCAATGTAAATGCTGATTATGATGCTATTAAACTGAAAACTGCTTTAAATAGAGTCTCAGACCCAGAAGAGATCGCTGAAATGATATTGTTCGTAGCTAGCGATAAAGGGAAAGGTATGACTGGATCAAACACTGTGATTGATAACGGCATGTTGATAAAACGCACTTAA